One segment of Sandaracinaceae bacterium DNA contains the following:
- a CDS encoding serine/threonine-protein kinase — protein MPILTPEERIGQVLAGRYRLESVLGQGGMGFVMGGKHELTGRSVAVKLLLPSYGAEAEIIGRFFQEAKAAASLNHPNVVDVLDMQIDDGEAFLVLELLDGQPLTELLEARGKLPPEELFPILMPVMDALAAAHEHGIVHRDLKPDNIFISKDLRGRVTPKVLDFGIAKLTEGDSSVETRTGGLLGTPHYMSPEQAQGHKNVGPSTDIWSMGVLIYECLTGDRAFQADSVPALLLQICTFDPIPLADRAPELHPAITQVVHKALARELPDRYASMEDFGGALFAACHEAGVVLPATLEELFPQHRPTIAPGELSAPPPPASEPEPEPVPAPLAKKPASKLVPILSAVAVLLLVGIGAGLYLATRPTPTPPPVAIAANTPEPTPETAPETPPEPPPETPPEPAPPQDVTHRVISEPAGAEVVLDGEVIGEAPLAVTRPGDVASLEVTLRLRGHVEQTVSVTEESPEEVVVTLPRRRSGHRVDPVGAPALAPR, from the coding sequence GTGCCCATCCTGACCCCGGAGGAGCGAATCGGCCAGGTGCTGGCGGGCCGATATCGGCTCGAGTCCGTGCTCGGCCAGGGTGGGATGGGCTTCGTGATGGGGGGCAAGCACGAGCTGACCGGGCGCAGCGTCGCGGTGAAGCTCTTGCTGCCCAGCTACGGGGCCGAGGCCGAGATCATCGGCCGCTTCTTCCAGGAGGCGAAGGCGGCCGCGTCGCTCAACCACCCGAACGTGGTCGACGTGCTCGACATGCAGATCGACGACGGCGAGGCCTTCCTCGTGCTCGAGCTGCTCGACGGCCAGCCGCTGACGGAGCTGCTCGAGGCGCGCGGCAAGCTCCCGCCCGAGGAGCTGTTCCCCATCTTGATGCCCGTGATGGACGCGCTCGCCGCGGCGCACGAGCACGGCATCGTCCACCGCGATCTCAAGCCCGACAACATCTTCATCTCGAAGGATCTGCGCGGGCGGGTCACGCCGAAGGTGCTCGACTTCGGGATCGCGAAGCTCACCGAAGGCGACTCGAGCGTCGAGACGCGCACCGGCGGCTTGCTGGGCACGCCGCACTACATGTCGCCCGAGCAGGCGCAGGGGCACAAGAACGTGGGGCCCTCGACCGACATCTGGTCGATGGGGGTGCTGATCTACGAGTGCCTCACCGGCGACCGCGCCTTCCAGGCCGACTCGGTCCCGGCGCTCCTGCTCCAGATCTGCACGTTCGATCCCATCCCGCTCGCGGACCGCGCGCCGGAGCTGCACCCGGCCATCACCCAGGTCGTGCACAAGGCGCTCGCGCGGGAGCTGCCCGACCGGTACGCGTCGATGGAGGACTTCGGCGGGGCGCTCTTCGCCGCGTGCCACGAGGCGGGCGTGGTGCTGCCGGCCACGCTCGAGGAGCTGTTCCCGCAGCATCGGCCCACGATCGCGCCGGGCGAGCTGAGCGCGCCGCCGCCGCCCGCGTCGGAGCCCGAGCCGGAGCCGGTCCCCGCGCCGCTCGCGAAGAAGCCCGCCTCGAAGCTCGTCCCGATTCTGAGCGCCGTGGCCGTCTTGTTGCTCGTCGGGATCGGCGCGGGCCTGTACCTCGCGACGCGCCCGACGCCCACGCCGCCCCCGGTGGCGATCGCGGCGAACACCCCCGAGCCGACACCCGAGACCGCGCCCGAGACCCCACCCGAGCCTCCGCCCGAGACCCCACCCGAGCCGGCGCCGCCGCAGGACGTCACGCACCGGGTGATCAGCGAGCCCGCGGGCGCCGAGGTCGTGCTCGATGGAGAGGTGATCGGGGAGGCGCCGCTCGCCGTGACGCGCCCCGGCGACGTGGCGTCGCTCGAGGTCACGCTGCGCCTCCGGGGGCACGTCGAGCAGACGGTCTCGGTGACCGAGGAGAGCCCCGAAGAGGTCGTGGTGACGCTGCCGCGCCGCCGGTCTGGACACCGCGTCGACCCGGTCGGCGCCCCCGCACTCGCTCCCCGCTGA
- a CDS encoding PEGA domain-containing protein, with product MRVTLLALCVCFSFSLPTVASADAAAEARFHDELARRHYAAGRYEDAAREFMVEQRLAPNPNIVFNIALCFQQLRRHADAYMYFAEYLASDDEDPTRRQTSERALIQLRPRVALVDVRSTPPGLDVYVDRRELGQYGVTPRVLALSAGEHTIWIEGDGYRRAETTVDVELGGERQVTLSPEQILGRLVVNAAARADVRVFDAEGQLAHEGQTPLDEPMPPGTYRVVATAGEERWSEPVVVRADTTTEATATLSGPTGEVTVTANVTGALVTLDGRDSGFTPQVLASVPVGAHELRVTADGMNPYVGQVEIEQDDQLWVTLELEPASSFQIQPVTWIVGGISLAIFAAAGVTTGFAADAHGRFQSARMMGQPILGLADESNHLNLAADILWLSAGVAAIAAIVLALTTTESGSRPSRATFSRREVGQ from the coding sequence ATGCGCGTCACGCTGCTCGCCCTCTGTGTCTGCTTCTCCTTCTCGCTCCCCACCGTGGCGTCGGCCGACGCGGCGGCGGAGGCGCGGTTCCACGACGAGCTGGCGCGGCGCCACTACGCCGCCGGCCGCTACGAAGACGCGGCGCGCGAGTTCATGGTCGAGCAGCGCCTCGCGCCGAACCCGAACATCGTCTTCAACATCGCGCTCTGCTTCCAGCAGCTGCGCCGACACGCCGACGCCTACATGTACTTCGCCGAGTACCTCGCGTCGGACGACGAGGATCCGACGCGGCGACAGACCTCGGAGCGCGCGCTGATCCAGCTGCGACCGCGTGTGGCGCTGGTGGACGTGCGCAGCACCCCGCCGGGGCTCGACGTGTACGTGGACCGACGCGAGCTCGGTCAGTACGGCGTGACCCCGCGCGTGCTCGCGCTCTCGGCCGGCGAGCACACCATCTGGATCGAGGGCGACGGCTACCGGCGCGCGGAGACCACCGTCGACGTGGAGCTGGGCGGAGAGCGGCAGGTCACGCTCTCGCCCGAGCAGATCCTCGGCCGGCTCGTGGTGAACGCGGCCGCCCGCGCGGACGTGCGGGTGTTCGACGCGGAGGGCCAGCTCGCGCACGAAGGACAGACGCCGCTGGACGAGCCCATGCCGCCGGGCACCTACCGCGTGGTGGCCACGGCGGGTGAGGAGCGCTGGAGCGAGCCGGTCGTCGTCCGCGCCGACACGACGACCGAGGCGACCGCGACCCTCAGCGGGCCGACGGGCGAGGTCACGGTGACCGCGAACGTGACCGGCGCGCTGGTCACGCTCGACGGGCGCGACAGCGGCTTCACGCCGCAGGTGCTCGCCTCGGTCCCGGTCGGAGCGCACGAGCTGCGCGTGACCGCGGACGGCATGAACCCCTACGTCGGCCAGGTGGAGATCGAGCAGGACGACCAGCTCTGGGTGACGCTCGAGCTCGAGCCCGCGTCGAGCTTCCAGATCCAGCCCGTCACCTGGATCGTCGGCGGGATCTCGCTCGCCATCTTCGCCGCGGCCGGCGTCACCACGGGCTTCGCCGCCGACGCGCACGGGCGCTTCCAGTCGGCGCGCATGATGGGGCAGCCCATCCTCGGGCTCGCCGACGAGAGCAACCACCTCAACCTGGCCGCGGACATCCTCTGGCTGAGCGCGGGGGTCGCGGCGATCGCGGCCATCGTGCTCGCGCTGACCACCACCGAGAGCGGCAGCCGCCCCAGCCGCGCCACCTTCAGCCGCCGCGAGGTCGGGCAGTGA